One genomic window of Desmospora activa DSM 45169 includes the following:
- a CDS encoding OmpA family protein, with protein MIQRVGLIFFLSLILLTGCSGDKEVTSEEGEAVEKQTNAEDSAAREVNDEKDENKKGNNGGYVPPDPYVPPDPYIPPDPYKPPPSYVPPDPYEPPKYAPPDFDYQPPSYIPPDVSISSGKKDVVITIPENVLFDTDSYKLRKDAYYALGQIAQSIKKSKNATFRIDGHTDSRGSASYNKQLSEKRAQAVKQALTDKLEVSESLLEIQGFGESKPVASNDTTEGRQKNRRVEITVIPD; from the coding sequence ATGATACAGAGAGTCGGGCTCATCTTTTTCCTTTCTCTCATTCTCCTCACAGGATGCTCCGGCGACAAGGAAGTAACTTCCGAGGAAGGGGAAGCCGTCGAAAAGCAAACGAACGCAGAAGACAGCGCAGCGAGAGAAGTAAATGATGAAAAGGATGAAAATAAAAAAGGGAACAACGGGGGCTATGTCCCACCGGATCCCTATGTCCCCCCAGACCCTTATATTCCTCCTGATCCATATAAACCACCGCCGTCCTATGTGCCGCCGGATCCATACGAACCTCCGAAGTACGCTCCCCCCGATTTTGACTATCAGCCGCCCAGCTATATCCCCCCGGATGTGAGCATAAGCTCTGGTAAAAAAGATGTGGTGATCACCATCCCTGAAAACGTCCTCTTTGATACGGATTCCTACAAGTTAAGGAAAGACGCCTATTATGCCCTGGGGCAGATCGCTCAGTCGATCAAGAAGTCGAAGAACGCCACCTTTCGAATTGATGGGCACACTGATAGTCGCGGGTCGGCTTCCTACAATAAACAGTTGTCGGAAAAACGGGCACAAGCAGTAAAACAAGCCCTGACGGATAAACTGGAGGTATCGGAATCCTTGTTGGAAATCCAAGGGTTTGGTGAATCGAAGCCTGTCGCCTCCAACGACACCACCGAAGGCCGCCAAAAGAATCGTCGGGTGGAAATCACTGTCATACCCGATTGA
- a CDS encoding beta-galactosidase, whose protein sequence is MKSFQTSDFRLGVCYYPEHWPEKLWSDDYRRMREMGFSVVRMAEFAWSIFEPREGEFQYDLFDRAIDLAHEHGLQVILGTPTATPPAWLTHRYPEVLNVSQEGIQYQHGQRRHYNYNAPVYRELSARIVRKMVAHYRDHPAVIGWQIDNELNCEIDVFYSEADHQAFRQWLKGQYGSLDRLNEAWGTVFWNQTYTEWEQVHLIRPTVSDSPNPHQALDEKRFFSDSAISFAKLQADIIRETAPNHFVTTNGIFGHLDSHRMTDELLDFISFDSYPNFSTLFPDEGEEPLLDRKWSWNLSIVRSISPHFCIMEQQSGPGGWVNRIEQPSPKPGQMRLWTYQSIAHGADMVLYFRWRTAPMGTEIYWHGINDVHNRPNRRLKEASQVGEELQKVGRSLVGKNVKAEVAIVKDYDNEWDGELDNWHGPYEKTSVQSWFKAFQYNHIPVDALFLKKGITLEELRKYKLLVYPHPTILSDETAHLLTEYVRSGGQLILGCRSGYKNSSGICEVRPFPGPIAELCGVTVEDFTRIGPYEQPPRVEWWHGENVTTMAEGFNDILYIDSPSAEILATYQDGYYQGKPALVRNEFGSGTSYYYGAVFNEETADCFINLLGLKSPTADWLILPKEVELSIRRDDSTGETIIFLLNYAADSRTIHLNRKSKDLLTDQVHFGSTTIAPYGTLLLDGSTKQSLT, encoded by the coding sequence ATGAAATCCTTTCAAACGTCCGATTTTCGACTGGGTGTCTGTTACTATCCAGAGCACTGGCCGGAAAAGCTTTGGTCCGATGATTACCGTCGGATGAGGGAAATGGGCTTCTCTGTTGTTCGGATGGCTGAGTTTGCCTGGTCTATTTTTGAACCTCGGGAAGGGGAGTTTCAGTATGATTTGTTTGATCGGGCGATCGATCTCGCTCATGAACATGGGCTTCAGGTCATCCTTGGAACGCCGACGGCCACGCCTCCGGCATGGCTGACCCATCGTTATCCAGAAGTATTGAATGTATCACAGGAGGGAATTCAGTATCAACACGGTCAGCGACGCCATTACAACTACAATGCCCCAGTATACCGGGAGCTTTCCGCCCGTATCGTGAGAAAGATGGTGGCACATTACCGGGATCACCCGGCGGTGATCGGTTGGCAGATTGACAACGAGCTCAATTGCGAGATAGATGTCTTTTATTCGGAAGCGGATCACCAGGCGTTCCGGCAATGGTTGAAGGGTCAATATGGTAGTTTGGACCGGTTGAATGAGGCGTGGGGAACCGTGTTTTGGAATCAGACCTATACAGAGTGGGAGCAGGTCCATCTGATCCGGCCGACGGTGAGCGATTCTCCCAATCCGCACCAGGCACTGGATGAAAAACGGTTCTTCTCCGATAGCGCCATTTCTTTCGCCAAACTGCAGGCGGACATCATCCGAGAGACGGCGCCAAATCACTTTGTCACAACAAACGGCATCTTTGGACACTTGGACAGCCATCGGATGACCGATGAATTGTTGGATTTTATCTCTTTTGATTCATACCCCAACTTTAGTACCCTCTTTCCCGACGAAGGGGAAGAACCGCTCTTGGATCGCAAATGGAGTTGGAATCTGAGCATTGTTCGCAGCATTTCACCCCATTTTTGTATCATGGAACAGCAGTCCGGTCCAGGCGGCTGGGTGAATCGGATTGAGCAGCCATCTCCGAAACCGGGGCAGATGCGGTTGTGGACCTATCAGTCGATCGCCCATGGCGCCGATATGGTCCTTTACTTCCGCTGGCGGACGGCGCCGATGGGGACGGAGATCTATTGGCACGGGATCAATGATGTCCATAACCGCCCCAACCGCCGGTTGAAGGAGGCATCCCAGGTGGGGGAGGAATTGCAAAAAGTCGGTCGCTCTCTGGTCGGGAAGAACGTGAAGGCCGAGGTGGCGATTGTGAAGGATTACGATAACGAGTGGGACGGTGAACTGGATAACTGGCACGGCCCCTATGAGAAAACAAGCGTCCAATCCTGGTTTAAGGCCTTTCAGTATAACCATATTCCTGTTGACGCCCTCTTCTTAAAGAAGGGGATCACACTGGAAGAGTTGCGCAAATACAAGCTCCTCGTCTATCCCCATCCGACCATTCTCTCAGATGAAACGGCGCATCTATTGACGGAATACGTGCGTAGCGGCGGGCAGCTGATATTGGGGTGCCGCTCCGGGTACAAGAATTCATCCGGTATTTGCGAGGTGCGTCCATTCCCCGGCCCAATCGCGGAGTTGTGCGGTGTGACGGTGGAGGATTTTACACGAATCGGCCCTTATGAACAGCCACCTCGCGTAGAATGGTGGCATGGGGAGAATGTCACAACGATGGCGGAGGGTTTTAACGACATCCTGTATATCGACTCCCCCAGTGCTGAAATTTTGGCCACTTACCAAGACGGCTATTATCAGGGGAAACCGGCCCTGGTGAGAAACGAGTTTGGAAGCGGTACTTCCTATTATTACGGAGCCGTTTTTAACGAGGAAACGGCTGACTGCTTCATCAATCTTCTCGGCCTAAAATCTCCTACCGCGGATTGGTTAATTCTGCCGAAAGAAGTAGAATTGAGTATTCGCCGCGATGATTCGACTGGAGAAACGATCATTTTTCTCTTAAATTACGCGGCTGATTCAAGGACCATACACTTAAATCGCAAGTCAAAAGATCTGCTGACAGACCAGGTTCACTTCGGTTCCACCACGATCGCTCCCTATGGCACTCTCCTGCTTGATGGTTCAACAAAACAATCCCTCACTTGA
- a CDS encoding carbohydrate ABC transporter permease, with translation MVTSLQRKHHRNAAVQSASKTTVSMVLLLVMAFYFLLPLYWLLVSMTKSTEQLFSTPMLTFPDQLHFFSNLKWLHTHQGGVFWQWVVNSVIYAGGAALLGTLISAMAGYAIAMYTFRGKRPLFLAVLGSLMVPAAAMTIPIFLLVKALGLIDTYAGVILPMLVQPFGVYFMLVYIKETMPRELIDSGRVDGCSDFGIFFRIALAIIRPGLATLFLIIFISTWNNFFLPLVLLSKMELFPLTVGLQIWMANLNTAGAGEPLYPLILIGAFLSILPMLILFPLLRKYIVSGIAMGSIKS, from the coding sequence ATGGTAACGAGTCTCCAACGGAAACATCATCGCAACGCTGCCGTTCAATCCGCTTCAAAAACGACGGTATCGATGGTGTTGTTGCTGGTGATGGCTTTCTATTTCCTACTTCCCCTGTATTGGCTCCTTGTATCGATGACCAAGTCGACGGAACAGTTGTTCAGTACACCGATGCTGACCTTTCCGGATCAGCTACATTTCTTCTCCAACCTAAAGTGGTTGCACACTCATCAAGGAGGCGTTTTTTGGCAGTGGGTGGTCAATTCCGTAATCTATGCCGGAGGGGCGGCGTTGCTGGGTACCCTGATCAGCGCCATGGCAGGTTATGCAATCGCGATGTACACCTTCCGCGGGAAACGGCCTCTCTTCCTCGCCGTTTTGGGATCGTTGATGGTGCCGGCAGCCGCCATGACCATTCCTATCTTTTTGCTGGTAAAGGCTTTAGGTTTGATCGATACTTACGCCGGTGTGATTTTACCGATGTTGGTTCAACCCTTCGGTGTCTATTTCATGCTGGTATATATCAAAGAAACGATGCCCAGGGAGTTGATCGACTCCGGTAGGGTGGATGGTTGCAGCGATTTCGGCATCTTTTTCCGAATCGCGTTAGCGATCATCCGTCCGGGGCTGGCCACATTGTTTCTGATCATTTTCATCAGCACATGGAACAACTTTTTTCTCCCCTTGGTTTTGCTCAGCAAGATGGAGCTTTTTCCTTTGACTGTTGGCCTACAGATCTGGATGGCCAACTTGAATACCGCAGGAGCCGGAGAACCTCTGTATCCGTTGATTCTGATCGGGGCATTTCTGTCGATTCTGCCGATGCTGATTCTGTTTCCCTTGCTGCGAAAATACATCGTTTCCGGCATCGCCATGGGAAGTATCAAATCCTAA
- a CDS encoding carbohydrate ABC transporter permease yields the protein MNPIQRRAPYLFLLPFLLLFALFFVFPFLYSLYLSFFVNQGGSNRFVGLENYLTAWQDYDFWYSIYRVAYYGVVQVSVMLFLALALALLLDSPFIKGKTLFRLIYFLPYAVPGVIAAIMWGFLYSPELNPLLHVFGILTGGKPLDLLSSDLVLYGIANMAVWAWTGYNMTIYFASLTSIPLELYEAAKLDGCSEWKMALYIKIPLLKPVIIMTAVLSIIGSLQLFNEPFILSNLTSIPSSFTPNMDIYNMAFAYGNFTYSATLSIILVLITFMASMLFMIATADGTIGGRKQVQSGKKTKRFASARIDEKREGVDT from the coding sequence ATGAACCCGATCCAACGGCGAGCTCCATATCTCTTTTTACTCCCTTTTCTGCTGTTGTTTGCGTTGTTTTTTGTCTTTCCCTTTTTATATTCCTTGTATTTAAGCTTTTTTGTGAACCAAGGGGGTTCCAATCGTTTTGTAGGATTGGAAAACTATCTAACCGCCTGGCAGGACTATGATTTTTGGTACTCGATCTATCGGGTGGCCTATTATGGCGTGGTTCAGGTGTCTGTCATGCTCTTTTTGGCGCTAGCGCTGGCGCTTTTACTGGACAGTCCGTTTATCAAAGGGAAAACTCTTTTTCGTCTGATCTATTTTTTGCCCTATGCGGTTCCCGGTGTCATAGCGGCGATTATGTGGGGGTTTTTATATTCTCCGGAATTGAATCCGCTCCTTCATGTATTCGGTATATTGACCGGAGGAAAGCCTTTGGATCTTTTATCGTCGGACCTGGTTTTGTACGGAATCGCTAATATGGCTGTATGGGCATGGACCGGCTATAACATGACGATCTACTTTGCCAGTCTAACTTCAATTCCACTGGAGTTATACGAAGCGGCCAAGTTGGATGGGTGCAGCGAGTGGAAGATGGCACTTTACATCAAGATTCCCTTATTGAAGCCGGTCATCATTATGACTGCCGTTCTCTCCATCATCGGTTCCCTGCAACTCTTTAATGAGCCCTTCATTCTATCCAATCTCACCAGCATTCCTTCATCTTTCACGCCGAATATGGACATTTACAATATGGCCTTTGCCTATGGGAATTTCACGTATTCTGCCACTCTCTCCATTATCTTGGTACTGATTACGTTTATGGCTTCGATGTTGTTTATGATCGCCACCGCCGACGGAACAATCGGAGGGCGGAAACAAGTTCAGTCGGGTAAGAAAACAAAGCGGTTTGCTTCCGCTCGAATCGATGAAAAAAGGGAGGGAGTAGATACATGA
- a CDS encoding ABC transporter substrate-binding protein, with translation MKHGKWIGSVLTAVFFMIGSTSIAVAEEIPTPDYPSFEEEVTITWWTWTANTDKVIKEFNNVYPNIEVKPFLIGAGKPQYNKLTTAIMAGTGAPDVVQIEYQYLPKFIDSGGLLDISEYVDRYEPFFQPWTWEQTRRGEHVYAIPEDIGPLVLLFRPDVFEKYGLSQPETWDEFAENAKELHQKNPDQSMAYFPVNNGGWITGMLWQAGVQPFQRTSDGWKINLNSPEAKKVINFWGDLIDKGYVDATNDYTPSWESNIGKGKYASAIGAAWSPTYMIEPYVKPETKNWKAVDIPQWEKDGSFQTGNWGGSSNAVTKQSAHPEAAALFAAWINSSRKGLEMDIKGIKEGGRGQVPANKYGVQLPEFSEPNPALSNQVSGPVFEKAANSVNTSFQWSPWTDFVYNQMTIEFTKAATGEQSWDEALDNLQRSVTVFAKSMGYKVVEDEEAGTSGESVGGAINSPAIPVLLVLAGLGVLTWRVRRSSV, from the coding sequence ATGAAGCATGGTAAGTGGATTGGGTCCGTTCTCACTGCTGTCTTTTTCATGATCGGGAGTACATCGATTGCTGTCGCTGAGGAAATTCCAACACCCGATTACCCGTCCTTTGAAGAGGAGGTTACGATTACTTGGTGGACTTGGACTGCCAATACAGACAAGGTGATTAAGGAATTTAACAACGTTTACCCCAATATCGAGGTGAAACCCTTTCTGATCGGAGCAGGGAAGCCCCAATACAACAAGTTAACGACAGCAATCATGGCCGGAACGGGGGCTCCAGACGTGGTACAAATTGAGTATCAGTACCTGCCGAAATTCATTGATTCAGGTGGCCTTCTCGATATATCGGAGTATGTCGACCGATACGAACCGTTTTTTCAACCGTGGACATGGGAGCAAACTAGACGTGGAGAACACGTTTACGCTATTCCTGAAGACATCGGGCCGCTAGTTTTACTCTTTCGGCCGGATGTATTTGAGAAATACGGCCTTTCACAACCAGAAACATGGGATGAATTTGCAGAAAATGCAAAAGAGTTACACCAAAAGAACCCCGATCAATCCATGGCTTATTTTCCCGTCAATAACGGCGGGTGGATTACGGGGATGTTGTGGCAGGCGGGTGTTCAACCTTTTCAACGCACTTCTGACGGGTGGAAGATCAATTTGAACAGTCCCGAAGCAAAAAAGGTGATTAATTTTTGGGGGGATTTGATCGATAAGGGGTATGTCGATGCGACCAATGACTATACCCCATCATGGGAGAGCAACATCGGCAAAGGCAAGTACGCCAGTGCCATTGGTGCCGCCTGGTCTCCCACCTATATGATTGAACCCTATGTAAAACCGGAGACGAAAAATTGGAAAGCGGTAGATATCCCGCAGTGGGAAAAAGATGGATCTTTTCAGACGGGAAACTGGGGAGGCTCCTCCAATGCGGTGACAAAGCAGTCGGCTCACCCCGAGGCGGCCGCACTGTTTGCCGCTTGGATCAATAGCAGCCGTAAAGGTTTAGAGATGGATATTAAAGGGATCAAAGAGGGAGGACGCGGACAGGTACCGGCGAACAAATACGGCGTTCAATTGCCGGAGTTTTCCGAACCCAACCCGGCACTCAGCAATCAGGTATCTGGACCTGTGTTCGAGAAAGCCGCCAACAGTGTCAATACATCCTTTCAGTGGAGTCCATGGACGGACTTTGTCTACAACCAGATGACGATTGAATTTACCAAAGCAGCGACAGGAGAACAATCCTGGGATGAGGCATTGGACAATCTGCAGCGCAGTGTGACGGTGTTTGCCAAATCGATGGGGTATAAGGTAGTCGAGGACGAAGAAGCGGGTACTTCCGGTGAATCGGTTGGGGGGGCGATTAACTCCCCAGCAATACCTGTTTTACTGGTGTTAGCTGGCTTGGGCGTACTTACTTGGAGAGTTCGCCGTTCAAGTGTGTAG
- a CDS encoding MurR/RpiR family transcriptional regulator, translating to MEERDRVWDRIRNKSGEMSRAHKKIASCLEKHSESAPFLTAAKLAEEAGVGEATVVRFAVSLGFSGYTEMQKSLQREFRERLTTVERLKISEEVYPEESRIAYEILKDDLSNLRQTMNGLDGAAFKEAVDRINGASRIRVVAFRSSHALGYFFTFYLHLIHSDTELIESSDTMLEKLSPLGEKDLVVGIGFPRVTSRTVQALQFVRSRNVPILAITDSHTSPLVGAGDTVLTASSRLPSIVDSFTAPLSLINALVTAVGREHHSITARRLQEMEELWKKEGIYFTGD from the coding sequence ATGGAAGAACGGGATCGCGTATGGGATCGAATCCGGAATAAGAGTGGGGAGATGAGTCGGGCTCACAAAAAAATCGCTTCCTGTCTGGAGAAACACTCCGAAAGTGCCCCATTCCTGACTGCGGCGAAGCTGGCGGAAGAAGCTGGTGTCGGGGAAGCGACAGTGGTACGCTTTGCCGTCTCTCTCGGTTTTTCCGGATATACGGAAATGCAGAAAAGCTTGCAGCGGGAGTTTCGGGAACGGTTGACTACCGTGGAGAGGCTGAAGATATCTGAAGAGGTCTATCCGGAGGAGTCCCGGATTGCCTACGAAATCCTCAAGGATGACCTCTCCAACTTGAGGCAAACGATGAACGGACTGGATGGTGCCGCTTTTAAGGAGGCCGTCGATCGAATCAACGGTGCAAGCCGGATTCGGGTTGTCGCCTTTCGCAGTTCCCATGCTCTCGGATACTTTTTCACTTTCTATCTACACTTGATCCATTCGGATACGGAATTGATCGAAAGCTCGGATACGATGCTGGAGAAACTTTCTCCCTTAGGAGAGAAAGATCTCGTCGTCGGGATTGGTTTTCCCCGGGTTACCTCCCGTACGGTACAGGCCCTCCAATTTGTCCGCTCCCGCAATGTTCCGATTCTCGCGATTACCGATTCTCACACCTCTCCCTTGGTTGGAGCGGGTGATACAGTGTTGACCGCTTCCAGCCGGCTTCCTTCAATTGTAGATTCCTTTACGGCCCCCCTCAGTCTGATCAATGCCCTCGTTACCGCCGTCGGCCGGGAACACCACTCCATTACCGCCCGCCGCTTGCAGGAGATGGAGGAGTTGTGGAAAAAGGAAGGCATCTATTTCACGGGGGATTAG
- a CDS encoding aspartate aminotransferase family protein: MKVKADLHHRFIEKTAASRQWFERAQKVIPGGVTANIKYFDPYPLVMASGSGARLIDTDGNRYIDYNLCYGALMLGHGHPVIQKAVNEQWDQMGTTVTGTPHYLEVEMAEKLVSLYPGMDQVRFTNSGLEATMFALRLATAWRGRNTIAKCSGHYHGGYDQVLVSVQQGEVDENGFPAVTADSKGLSAYWRENTVVLPFNDWERTEALLIRNHERLGAVILEPVQSGFLPPERDYLLRLREFTTLYGIPLIFDEVKTGFRLGLSGAQGRYGVIPDLTALGKVLGGGFPVGAVGGRQEIMEICSPTEKGDILTLGRSGHGEDVLFHSGTYNGHPSVMAAGMATIRVLEEPGVYERVEQEAFFLRQGMEEILDRHGVPGYTMGDGTIFNLVMPTDKGYRSTNLLQGDKTLRQRLDFALLEEGIYLKPMSRFSLSTAHTHEVVKETLTLFEEGVKKIK; encoded by the coding sequence ATGAAGGTTAAGGCGGATCTTCATCATCGTTTCATAGAAAAAACGGCAGCTTCACGCCAATGGTTTGAACGGGCGCAAAAGGTGATTCCAGGAGGGGTGACAGCCAACATCAAATATTTTGACCCATACCCGCTCGTGATGGCTTCTGGGTCTGGGGCGAGGTTGATTGATACAGATGGAAATCGTTATATCGACTATAACCTCTGTTATGGGGCATTGATGTTGGGGCATGGACATCCCGTAATACAAAAAGCGGTGAACGAACAGTGGGATCAAATGGGTACCACCGTGACGGGAACCCCTCATTATCTGGAAGTGGAGATGGCAGAGAAACTGGTATCACTCTATCCGGGAATGGATCAGGTCCGATTTACCAACTCAGGCCTGGAAGCAACAATGTTTGCTCTCCGTTTGGCGACGGCTTGGAGGGGGAGAAACACCATCGCCAAATGTTCGGGACATTATCATGGCGGGTACGACCAGGTTCTTGTGAGCGTCCAGCAAGGAGAAGTGGACGAAAACGGATTTCCGGCAGTGACAGCGGATTCCAAGGGGCTTTCCGCTTATTGGCGGGAGAATACGGTTGTTCTGCCCTTTAATGACTGGGAGCGAACGGAAGCCCTCCTTATCCGCAATCATGAGCGGCTGGGAGCGGTGATTCTGGAACCGGTTCAGAGTGGTTTCCTGCCGCCGGAGAGGGACTATCTGCTCCGGCTGCGGGAGTTTACGACCCTGTACGGCATCCCTCTTATCTTCGACGAAGTGAAGACGGGCTTCCGTCTGGGACTGTCAGGCGCCCAAGGACGGTACGGAGTAATTCCCGATTTGACCGCTTTGGGTAAGGTGCTGGGAGGGGGATTTCCCGTTGGTGCCGTAGGTGGAAGACAGGAAATCATGGAGATCTGCTCTCCCACAGAGAAAGGTGACATTTTGACGCTGGGAAGATCAGGGCATGGTGAAGACGTGCTATTCCACAGCGGAACGTATAATGGCCATCCCTCCGTCATGGCGGCTGGCATGGCTACGATCCGTGTGTTGGAAGAGCCCGGTGTATACGAACGGGTAGAGCAGGAGGCATTTTTTCTGCGACAGGGTATGGAAGAAATTTTGGACCGCCATGGAGTTCCGGGGTATACCATGGGGGATGGAACGATTTTCAACCTGGTGATGCCAACGGATAAGGGGTATCGGTCTACGAACCTCCTCCAAGGGGATAAGACGTTGCGCCAAAGGCTGGATTTCGCTTTACTGGAAGAGGGAATCTATCTTAAACCGATGAGTCGGTTCTCCTTATCCACGGCTCATACACATGAGGTGGTGAAGGAAACCCTCACCCTGTTTGAAGAGGGGGTGAAGAAAATCAAGTAA
- a CDS encoding YifB family Mg chelatase-like AAA ATPase produces the protein MYAKTFSSSVLGIDGFVVEVEVDISNGLPVFELVGLPDSAVREARDRVRAAVKNSGHQFPLQRITTNLAPADLKKEGSAFDLAIALGVLAASGQLEGEKLEGKLFLGELALDGSLRSLAGVLPMVMAGKEQGFTEVILPAANAAEARLVEGMDVIPVSNLADAVKRIRGEEMIMVVEEAAATMEEKAEPLEDFCDVQGQTHVKRAMEVAAAGMHNLLLIGPPGSGKTMLARRLPSILPPMTLQESLEVTKVASIAGYLTQRGRLITRRPFRSPHHTISSAGLVGGGAIPKPGEVSLSHRGILFLDEMPEFSKGALEVLRQPLEDREVTLSRARAVITFPAVFMLVGSMNPCPCGYFGYEEDRACTCTPHQIQRYRSKLSGPLLDRIDIHVEVPRVDYGTLTDTAVGESSETVRERVEKAHAIQSERFTASDIRTNAFMPPAAIRRHCELTRESQQLLKQSFDTLGLSARAHNRILKLARTIADLAGEEQIQTAHVAEAIQYRTLDRKWWE, from the coding sequence ATGTACGCAAAAACCTTTAGCAGCTCAGTTTTGGGAATTGATGGATTTGTGGTGGAGGTGGAAGTAGACATTAGCAATGGGTTACCGGTATTTGAATTGGTAGGGCTTCCGGATTCAGCCGTGCGTGAAGCGCGGGATCGAGTACGAGCAGCGGTAAAAAATAGCGGCCACCAATTTCCGTTACAACGCATTACTACCAATCTGGCTCCTGCTGATTTAAAGAAAGAGGGGTCCGCTTTTGATTTGGCGATTGCTCTGGGTGTGCTGGCTGCCAGCGGACAGTTGGAAGGAGAGAAGTTAGAGGGAAAGTTGTTTTTGGGGGAGTTGGCTCTGGATGGGTCATTGCGCTCCCTGGCCGGTGTGTTGCCAATGGTGATGGCGGGAAAGGAGCAGGGTTTTACGGAGGTAATCCTCCCCGCCGCCAACGCAGCGGAGGCCCGCTTGGTCGAAGGAATGGATGTGATTCCCGTCAGCAATCTGGCGGATGCGGTCAAACGGATACGTGGGGAAGAGATGATTATGGTGGTGGAAGAAGCAGCCGCTACAATGGAAGAAAAAGCGGAGCCGCTGGAAGATTTCTGTGATGTTCAGGGGCAAACCCATGTTAAGCGGGCGATGGAAGTAGCCGCTGCCGGGATGCATAATCTACTCCTGATCGGCCCACCAGGGTCCGGAAAAACGATGTTGGCTCGCCGTCTGCCGTCGATACTGCCGCCGATGACGCTACAGGAATCATTGGAAGTCACAAAAGTGGCCAGTATCGCCGGATACCTCACCCAACGTGGCCGTTTAATCACCCGCCGTCCTTTTCGCTCGCCGCACCACACCATCTCATCGGCGGGGTTGGTGGGGGGTGGCGCCATACCAAAACCGGGGGAAGTGAGCCTATCTCACCGCGGCATTCTCTTTCTTGATGAAATGCCGGAGTTTTCCAAGGGAGCCTTGGAGGTGTTGCGTCAGCCGTTAGAGGATCGGGAAGTGACCCTTAGCCGTGCTCGCGCCGTCATCACCTTTCCGGCGGTATTTATGTTGGTGGGGAGTATGAATCCGTGTCCGTGCGGTTATTTCGGCTATGAGGAAGATCGCGCCTGTACCTGTACACCCCATCAAATTCAACGCTATCGCTCCAAACTTTCCGGTCCCTTGCTGGATCGGATCGATATCCATGTAGAGGTACCACGGGTGGATTACGGCACCCTAACCGATACTGCTGTAGGCGAATCTTCGGAGACGGTACGAGAGCGTGTGGAAAAAGCCCACGCCATCCAATCGGAACGATTTACCGCCTCCGATATTCGTACCAACGCCTTTATGCCCCCGGCGGCGATCCGTCGACACTGTGAGCTTACCCGCGAATCCCAGCAACTTCTTAAACAATCCTTTGACACTTTGGGCCTGTCCGCCCGCGCCCACAACCGCATCCTGAAGCTGGCCCGCACCATCGCCGACCTTGCCGGAGAGGAACAAATCCAGACAGCCCATGTGGCCGAGGCGATCCAGTATCGAACGTTGGATCGAAAGTGGTGGGAGTGA